Proteins encoded by one window of Cystobacter ferrugineus:
- a CDS encoding LacI family DNA-binding transcriptional regulator has protein sequence MTDVAKLARVSHQTVSRVLHDSPNVKGETRERVLAAIRQLNYRPNSVAQALVTGRSRVIGVVSLDTVHYGPASTLLGIEEAAHNAGYAVSITSLRSRNRTSVLDAVQLLRDQAVDGVVVIAPHTAAVEALRRLPPNLPVVAVGAGSTNAVPVVAVDQIGGAKAATQHLLDLGHRTVWHLAGPADWIEAEQRISGWQAALKQAGAPIPALLRGDWSAHSGYELGRQLLEKPDATAVFVANDQMALGLLRRLHEVNREKPRQISIVGFDDIPEAGYFTPPLTTVRQDFAEVGRRCIHLLLGQIEGGAKTKEHVLVPIQLILRQSTAAAKAR, from the coding sequence ATGACGGATGTCGCGAAGCTGGCCCGGGTATCGCATCAGACGGTCTCGCGCGTGTTGCACGACAGTCCGAACGTGAAGGGAGAAACCCGCGAGCGCGTTCTCGCGGCCATCCGGCAACTCAACTACCGGCCCAACTCGGTGGCGCAGGCGCTGGTCACGGGGCGCTCGCGGGTCATCGGGGTCGTCAGCCTGGACACCGTGCACTACGGTCCCGCGTCGACCCTGCTCGGCATCGAGGAGGCGGCGCACAACGCGGGCTACGCGGTCAGCATCACCAGCCTGCGCTCGCGCAACCGCACCTCGGTCCTCGACGCGGTGCAGCTTCTGCGGGACCAGGCGGTCGACGGGGTCGTGGTCATCGCGCCCCATACCGCCGCCGTGGAGGCCCTGCGCCGGTTGCCTCCGAACCTTCCCGTGGTCGCGGTCGGTGCCGGCTCCACGAACGCGGTGCCAGTGGTCGCCGTGGACCAGATCGGCGGCGCGAAGGCCGCCACGCAGCACCTGTTGGACCTCGGCCATCGGACCGTCTGGCACCTCGCCGGGCCCGCGGATTGGATCGAGGCCGAGCAGCGCATCTCCGGGTGGCAGGCGGCGCTCAAGCAGGCGGGTGCCCCCATTCCCGCACTGTTGCGGGGGGACTGGAGCGCCCACTCCGGCTATGAGCTGGGCCGGCAGTTGCTGGAGAAGCCCGACGCGACCGCGGTCTTCGTGGCCAATGATCAGATGGCCCTGGGGCTGCTGCGTCGGCTCCACGAGGTCAACCGGGAGAAGCCCCGGCAGATCAGCATCGTCGGCTTCGATGACATCCCCGAGGCGGGCTACTTCACGCCCCCGCTCACCACGGTGCGTCAGGACTTCGCCGAGGTGGGGCGGCGCTGCATCCACCTGCTCCTCGGACAGATCGAGGGCGGCGCGAAGACCAAGGAGCATGTCCTGGTGCCCATCCAGCTCATCCTGCGCCAGAGCACCGCCGCGGCGAAGGCGCGCTGA
- the mmsA gene encoding multiple monosaccharide ABC transporter ATP-binding protein, translating to MTAVLEMRGITKTFPGVRALHDVHLTVQAGEIHALIGENGAGKSTLMKVLSGVHPHGTYSGELLFEGEERRFSGISDSEKLGIIIIHQELALVPLLSIAENIFLGNEQAEHGVIDWSVTHARTRQLLDRVGLQESPDTLVTELGVGKQQLVEIAKALAKEVKLLILDEPTASLNESDSSALLDLLLRFKERGITSILISHKLNEITRVADSITVLRDGATIETLDCRREPVSEDRIIQGMVGRDMADRYPKRERAPGEVLLEVEGWTAHHPVHPSRRIVKDVSLTLRRGEILGIAGLMGTGRTEFAMSLFGRTYGRDIRGRVRVEGQEVDVSTVEKAIRHGIAYVTEDRKTYGLILSEDIRKNVTLAHLDGVSRFQVIDEVRELAVANEYRDRLRIRSSSIYQETLNLSGGNQQKVVLSRWLFANPKVLILDEPTRGIDVGAKYEIYTIINELARTGKGVLMISSEMPELLGMCDRILVMSEGSLVAEFTAEQASQEKIMQAIMRKGAH from the coding sequence ATGACCGCTGTGCTCGAAATGCGGGGAATCACCAAGACGTTTCCCGGCGTGCGTGCGCTCCACGACGTCCACCTCACGGTCCAGGCCGGCGAAATCCATGCGTTGATCGGCGAGAACGGCGCGGGCAAATCCACCCTCATGAAGGTGCTGAGCGGCGTCCATCCGCATGGCACCTATTCGGGAGAACTCCTCTTCGAGGGCGAGGAGCGGCGCTTCTCGGGCATCTCGGACAGCGAGAAGCTCGGCATCATCATCATCCACCAGGAACTCGCCCTCGTCCCCCTGCTGTCGATCGCCGAGAACATCTTCCTCGGCAACGAGCAGGCGGAGCACGGCGTCATCGACTGGTCCGTGACCCACGCGCGTACCCGGCAACTGCTCGATCGGGTCGGACTCCAGGAGTCCCCCGACACGCTCGTGACCGAGCTCGGCGTGGGCAAGCAGCAGCTCGTGGAGATCGCCAAGGCCCTGGCCAAGGAGGTCAAGTTGCTCATCCTCGATGAGCCGACCGCGAGTCTGAATGAAAGCGACAGCAGCGCGCTGCTCGACCTGCTGTTGCGGTTCAAGGAGCGGGGCATCACCTCCATCCTCATCTCCCACAAGTTGAACGAAATCACCCGGGTCGCGGACTCGATCACGGTGCTGCGCGATGGAGCGACCATCGAAACCCTGGACTGCCGCCGCGAGCCGGTCAGCGAGGACCGGATCATCCAGGGCATGGTCGGCCGGGACATGGCGGACCGCTATCCCAAACGCGAGCGGGCCCCGGGCGAGGTGCTCCTCGAGGTGGAGGGCTGGACGGCCCATCACCCGGTTCATCCCTCGCGGCGGATCGTCAAGGACGTCTCCCTGACGCTGCGCCGCGGGGAGATTCTTGGAATCGCCGGTCTGATGGGCACGGGCCGGACCGAGTTCGCGATGAGTCTGTTCGGCCGCACCTACGGCCGTGACATCCGCGGGCGCGTGCGCGTCGAGGGCCAGGAGGTCGACGTCAGCACGGTGGAGAAGGCCATCCGCCATGGAATCGCCTACGTGACCGAGGACCGGAAGACCTATGGTCTGATCCTCTCCGAGGACATCCGCAAGAACGTGACGCTCGCCCATCTGGACGGGGTGTCGCGCTTCCAGGTCATCGACGAGGTGCGGGAGCTCGCGGTCGCGAACGAGTACCGGGATCGGCTGCGGATCCGCTCCTCGAGCATCTATCAGGAGACCTTGAATCTCTCGGGCGGCAATCAGCAGAAGGTGGTGCTCAGCCGCTGGCTCTTCGCCAATCCGAAGGTGTTGATCCTCGACGAGCCGACGCGAGGCATCGACGTGGGGGCCAAGTATGAGATCTACACGATCATCAACGAGCTCGCCCGGACGGGCAAGGGCGTGCTGATGATCTCCTCCGAGATGCCGGAGCTGCTCGGCATGTGCGACCGGATCCTCGTGATGAGCGAAGGCTCGCTCGTGGCGGAGTTCACGGCCGAGCAGGCGTCACAAGAGAAGATCATGCAGGCCATCATGCGCAAGGGAGCACACTGA
- the mmsB gene encoding multiple monosaccharide ABC transporter permease, whose amino-acid sequence MRTAPRPLPSMGSFLKAHFRDYGMLLALLAIMLFFQVSTGGTLLKPLNLTNLVLQNSYIVIMALGMLLVIVSGHIDLSVGSVVGFVGGLAAVLMVQYDLPFLPTMGLCLAVGGLIGGIQGYWVAYMRVPSFIVTLAGMLVFRGLQLALLGGRSVGPFSAGFQKLSSGFIPDVFGGATLNATCLLLGAATVAASLWGGIRQRRQQQQHGLETVPFALFAFKNGLLAALVLSFCYLLATYRGLPNVLLIMSLLVVLYGFVTNRTVMGRRIYALGGNEKAAKLSGIKTERLTLLAFVNMGVLAALAGLIFAARLNTATPKAGLGFELDVIAACFIGGASAAGGFGKVTGAVIGALIMGVMNNGMSILGIGIDYQQIIKGLVLLAAVSVDVYNRKK is encoded by the coding sequence TTGCGGACCGCCCCGCGTCCGCTCCCCTCCATGGGGAGCTTCCTCAAGGCTCATTTCCGTGACTACGGCATGCTCCTGGCACTGCTGGCGATCATGCTGTTCTTCCAGGTGTCCACCGGGGGAACGCTCCTCAAGCCGCTGAACCTGACGAATCTGGTATTGCAGAACAGCTACATCGTCATCATGGCGCTGGGCATGCTGCTCGTGATCGTCTCCGGGCACATCGACCTCTCCGTCGGCTCGGTGGTCGGATTCGTCGGGGGCCTCGCGGCGGTGCTGATGGTCCAGTACGACCTGCCCTTCTTGCCGACGATGGGGCTCTGCCTGGCGGTGGGTGGGCTCATCGGTGGGATCCAGGGGTACTGGGTCGCCTACATGCGCGTGCCTTCGTTCATCGTGACGCTCGCGGGCATGCTCGTCTTCCGGGGGCTGCAGCTCGCGCTGCTCGGGGGCCGGTCCGTCGGTCCCTTCTCCGCCGGGTTCCAGAAGCTGAGCTCTGGCTTCATCCCCGACGTGTTCGGCGGGGCGACACTCAACGCCACGTGCCTGCTCCTGGGCGCCGCGACCGTGGCCGCGAGCCTGTGGGGGGGCATTCGCCAGCGCCGCCAACAGCAGCAGCATGGGCTCGAGACGGTGCCCTTCGCCCTGTTCGCGTTCAAGAACGGGCTGCTCGCCGCGCTCGTCCTGTCCTTCTGCTATCTGCTCGCCACCTACCGCGGCCTGCCGAACGTGCTCCTGATCATGTCCCTGCTGGTCGTCCTGTATGGCTTCGTGACGAACCGCACCGTGATGGGGCGGCGCATCTACGCCCTCGGCGGCAACGAGAAGGCCGCGAAGCTCTCCGGCATCAAGACCGAACGGCTCACCCTGCTGGCCTTCGTCAACATGGGAGTGCTCGCGGCACTCGCCGGCCTCATCTTCGCGGCGCGCCTCAACACCGCGACCCCGAAGGCGGGCCTCGGCTTCGAGTTGGATGTGATCGCCGCCTGCTTCATCGGCGGGGCCTCGGCCGCTGGTGGCTTCGGCAAGGTCACGGGCGCGGTCATCGGCGCGTTGATCATGGGCGTGATGAACAACGGCATGTCGATCCTCGGCATCGGCATCGACTACCAGCAGATCATCAAGGGGCTCGTGCTCCTCGCCGCCGTGTCGGTCGATGTCTACAATCGCAAGAAGTAG
- a CDS encoding sugar ABC transporter ATP-binding protein, which yields MMQADPVLEMRGISKRFSGVQALQGVDFRLLPGEVHTVMGQNGAGKSTLIKILTGVHRPDSGRILLQGQDIKPRSPLEARKLGISTVYQEVNLCPNLSVAENICLGQDASETFAIRWKQMHQKAEALLADLNLQLDVTAPLSSYSIAVQQVCAIARALSTRAKILILDEPTSSLAEDEVKMLLSVMRKLRAQGMAILFVTHFLEQVFEISDRITVLRNGELVGEYPVQEVSRIELVTRMVGREVAGPGPGRGKSARVPAGTQALADEAPAPAEGPFLSAEGLGRRGSVQDVGLEVRRGKALGMGGLLGSGRTEIARLLFGIDRAEKGSIKIEGRAARISSPLEAIQHGIGFCPEDRKHEGIVGELSIRENIMLALQAKRGIFRTLSRKRQDELAAGYIEALGIKTPSAEKPISQLSGGNQQKVLLARWLATEPRMLILDEPTRGIDVAAKHEIMGKVMELCDKGMAILFISSEIEEVLCYSDRIAVMRDRRKVSEIKSGEADESMVFKIIAGGEV from the coding sequence ATGATGCAAGCCGATCCAGTGCTCGAAATGAGGGGAATCTCGAAGCGATTCTCCGGCGTCCAGGCGCTCCAGGGCGTGGATTTCCGCCTGCTGCCCGGCGAGGTCCATACGGTCATGGGTCAGAATGGCGCGGGCAAGTCCACGCTGATCAAGATCCTCACGGGTGTTCATCGTCCGGACTCGGGCCGCATCCTGCTGCAAGGTCAGGACATCAAGCCCCGGAGCCCGCTCGAGGCACGCAAGCTGGGCATCAGCACGGTGTACCAGGAGGTCAACCTCTGCCCGAACCTCTCGGTCGCCGAGAACATCTGCCTCGGCCAGGACGCCTCCGAGACCTTCGCCATCCGCTGGAAGCAGATGCACCAGAAGGCGGAGGCATTGCTGGCGGACCTCAATCTCCAGCTCGACGTCACCGCTCCCCTCTCCTCCTACTCCATCGCGGTGCAGCAGGTGTGTGCCATCGCCCGCGCCCTGAGCACGCGGGCGAAGATCCTCATCCTCGACGAGCCCACCTCGAGTCTCGCCGAGGACGAGGTGAAGATGCTCCTGTCGGTCATGAGGAAGCTCCGCGCGCAGGGGATGGCCATCCTCTTCGTCACCCACTTCCTCGAGCAGGTCTTCGAGATCTCCGACCGCATCACCGTCCTCAGGAACGGAGAACTCGTCGGCGAGTACCCCGTCCAGGAGGTGTCGCGCATCGAGCTGGTCACCCGGATGGTCGGCCGCGAGGTGGCCGGGCCGGGGCCGGGCCGGGGCAAGAGCGCGCGCGTCCCCGCGGGCACGCAGGCCCTGGCGGACGAAGCGCCGGCCCCGGCCGAGGGGCCCTTCCTCAGCGCGGAGGGACTCGGCCGGCGGGGCTCGGTCCAGGACGTGGGCCTGGAGGTGCGGCGGGGCAAGGCCCTGGGCATGGGAGGGCTGCTGGGCTCGGGACGGACCGAGATCGCCCGGCTGCTCTTCGGCATCGATCGGGCCGAGAAGGGCTCCATCAAGATCGAAGGCCGGGCCGCGCGGATCTCCTCCCCCCTGGAGGCCATCCAGCACGGCATCGGCTTCTGCCCGGAGGATCGCAAGCACGAGGGAATCGTGGGCGAGCTGTCGATCCGCGAGAACATCATGCTCGCGCTCCAGGCCAAGCGGGGCATCTTCCGCACGCTCTCGCGCAAGCGTCAGGACGAGCTCGCGGCGGGCTACATCGAGGCCCTGGGCATCAAGACCCCGAGCGCGGAGAAGCCCATCTCGCAGCTCTCGGGGGGAAACCAGCAGAAGGTCCTCCTCGCCCGCTGGCTGGCGACCGAGCCGCGCATGCTCATCCTCGATGAGCCGACCCGCGGCATCGACGTGGCGGCGAAGCACGAGATCATGGGGAAGGTGATGGAGCTGTGTGACAAGGGAATGGCCATCCTCTTCATCTCGTCGGAGATCGAGGAGGTGCTCTGCTACTCGGACCGCATCGCGGTCATGCGCGACCGGCGCAAGGTCAGTGAAATCAAGTCGGGCGAGGCGGACGAGAGCATGGTGTTCAAGATCATCGCGGGGGGAGAGGTATGA
- a CDS encoding ABC transporter substrate-binding protein, whose translation MKSVTFKVASAVVVFLALIPGAVLAKGSIVLGFSQVGAESEWRTANTQSIKEAATQEGITLKFSDAQQKQENQIKAIRSFIAQRVNVIAFSPVVETGWEPVLREAKAARIPVILTDRAVSVKDESLWVSFLGSDFVEEGRRAAKWLVSYPPIQELAAKGEVNIVELQGTVGSAPAIDRKKGFEEVLKEQPKFKIIRSQTGDFTRAKGKEVMEAFLKAEGKKINVLYAHNDDMAIGAIQAIEEAGLKPGKDVVIVSIDAVKGAFEAMIAGKLNCTVECNPQLGPQLMRLVKDVVAGKQVPRRIVTQESVFPQESAAREFPNRKY comes from the coding sequence ATGAAGAGTGTCACGTTCAAGGTCGCTTCCGCGGTCGTCGTCTTCCTCGCGCTGATTCCCGGTGCCGTGCTGGCCAAGGGCTCCATCGTGCTCGGCTTCTCGCAGGTGGGCGCCGAGAGCGAGTGGCGCACGGCCAACACCCAGTCGATCAAGGAGGCCGCCACCCAGGAGGGCATCACCCTGAAGTTCTCCGATGCCCAGCAGAAGCAGGAGAACCAGATCAAGGCCATCCGCTCCTTCATCGCCCAGCGGGTGAACGTGATCGCCTTCTCGCCCGTGGTCGAGACCGGCTGGGAGCCCGTCCTGCGCGAGGCCAAGGCGGCCCGCATCCCCGTCATCCTCACCGACCGCGCCGTCTCCGTGAAGGACGAGTCGCTCTGGGTCTCCTTCCTGGGCTCGGACTTCGTGGAGGAGGGCCGCCGCGCCGCGAAGTGGCTCGTCAGCTACCCGCCCATCCAGGAGCTCGCGGCCAAGGGCGAGGTGAACATCGTCGAGCTCCAGGGCACGGTGGGCTCCGCTCCCGCCATCGATCGCAAGAAGGGCTTCGAGGAGGTGCTCAAGGAGCAGCCGAAGTTCAAGATCATCCGCTCGCAGACCGGTGACTTCACCCGCGCCAAGGGCAAGGAAGTCATGGAGGCGTTCCTCAAGGCCGAGGGCAAGAAGATCAACGTGCTCTACGCGCACAACGACGACATGGCCATTGGCGCCATCCAAGCCATCGAGGAGGCCGGCCTGAAGCCCGGCAAGGACGTGGTCATCGTGTCCATCGACGCGGTGAAGGGCGCCTTCGAGGCGATGATCGCCGGCAAGCTCAACTGCACGGTGGAATGCAACCCGCAGCTCGGGCCGCAGCTGATGCGCCTGGTGAAGGACGTGGTGGCCGGCAAGCAGGTGCCCCGGCGCATCGTCACGCAGGAGTCCGTGTTCCCCCAGGAGAGCGCCGCCCGCGAGTTCCCGAACCGCAAGTACTGA
- a CDS encoding iron-containing alcohol dehydrogenase, translated as MSTSSALQQFLSRLGPDGVLACTCGRNHGVQVKQVLIGEDALRQSASLLRRQWGQSPTIWVLSDEHTEAAAAERWKTSVHAGRLVARILPGVPRPVPTLALAQELAAEARAASPDLLVGVGSGVISDLVKKVSLDTGVPNWCIATAPSVDAYSSTTAALRLEGYHQAVPARPSEVIVGDLEVLARAPRLLFLAGLGDLLAKYLAHLDWHLARLVTRETFCAPLAGLALDSAREALAAARAWQTQPLEAVRALAEAALASGFAMQAVGSSRPAASAEHTIAHFWEMAGAVAEEEKDLHGLLVGAACRLVLPGYVGWYRQLGGVEVDVEARLTALEQAPPWHERLEAAMVPFRHKIEGELRGRTFDRQALAQRLDAFARKRDVLQGMAEPLLKELADAIALLERIGFPFALEELGIDARHGMPPVRHARLLRNRYTTFDLAHELGQEDALLGLISRGALE; from the coding sequence ATGTCCACCTCGTCGGCTCTCCAGCAATTCCTCTCCCGCCTCGGCCCCGATGGAGTGCTCGCCTGTACGTGCGGCAGGAACCACGGCGTCCAGGTGAAGCAGGTGCTCATCGGGGAGGATGCGCTGCGGCAGTCCGCCAGCCTGCTGCGGCGACAGTGGGGACAGAGCCCGACGATCTGGGTCCTGAGCGATGAACACACGGAAGCCGCCGCGGCGGAGCGCTGGAAGACGAGCGTCCACGCCGGAAGGCTCGTCGCGCGGATCCTTCCTGGAGTACCCCGGCCAGTGCCGACGCTGGCGCTGGCGCAAGAACTCGCCGCCGAGGCGCGGGCCGCGTCGCCGGATCTCCTGGTCGGCGTGGGCAGCGGCGTCATCAGCGATCTGGTGAAGAAGGTGTCCCTGGACACCGGCGTGCCCAACTGGTGCATCGCGACCGCACCCTCGGTGGATGCCTACAGCTCGACGACCGCGGCGCTCCGCCTCGAGGGGTACCATCAGGCCGTCCCCGCGCGGCCCTCCGAGGTCATCGTGGGGGACCTGGAGGTGCTCGCCCGCGCCCCTCGCCTGTTGTTCCTGGCGGGCCTGGGAGATCTGCTGGCCAAGTACCTGGCGCATCTGGACTGGCACCTCGCCCGGCTCGTGACGAGGGAAACCTTCTGTGCCCCCCTCGCCGGACTGGCCCTCGACTCGGCCCGGGAAGCGCTGGCGGCCGCGAGGGCCTGGCAAACCCAGCCCCTCGAGGCGGTTCGCGCCCTCGCCGAGGCGGCGCTCGCCTCGGGCTTCGCGATGCAGGCGGTGGGCAGCTCACGGCCAGCGGCCTCGGCCGAGCACACCATCGCGCATTTCTGGGAGATGGCGGGCGCGGTGGCCGAGGAGGAGAAGGATCTGCACGGACTGTTGGTCGGCGCCGCGTGCCGGCTCGTGCTGCCCGGCTACGTCGGCTGGTACCGCCAGCTCGGAGGGGTGGAGGTGGACGTGGAAGCCCGGCTCACCGCCCTGGAACAGGCACCGCCCTGGCACGAGCGCCTGGAGGCGGCGATGGTGCCCTTCCGTCACAAGATTGAAGGGGAGCTGCGCGGCCGGACCTTCGACCGCCAGGCGCTGGCCCAGCGCCTCGACGCGTTCGCCAGGAAGAGGGATGTCCTCCAGGGCATGGCCGAGCCCTTGCTGAAGGAACTCGCCGACGCCATCGCGCTGCTGGAGCGCATCGGTTTTCCCTTCGCGCTGGAGGAGCTGGGAATCGACGCGCGCCACGGGATGCCGCCCGTCCGCCATGCCCGTCTGCTGCGCAACCGCTACACGACCTTCGATCTCGCGCACGAGCTGGGCCAGGAGGACGCGCTCCTCGGCCTGATCTCGCGCGGCGCGCTGGAATGA
- a CDS encoding ribulokinase, which produces MKREAFVIGIDFGTDSVRAVIADAADGEVVSVSVQHYPRWARGLYCEPNENRFRHHPLDYLEAMQAAITEVAARAGREVASRVRGIAADTTGSTPVLTDKRGVPLALTPGFREDPDAMFLLWKDHTAVAQAERINQTARTWGGADFTKYEGGIYSSEWFWAKVLHVVETNPAVSQAAVSILELCDWIPAVLTGCDDLGKFKRSRCAAGHKAMWHAEFGGYPADEFLARLHPRLVEFKASLGQETFTSDIPFGTISAEWAVKLGLPHDTLVAVGAFDAHMGAVGGNIKPHQLLKIMGTSSLDMAVAPRTRGPERLVPGICGQVDGSIIPGMMGYEAGQSAFGDVYAWFKRLLCWPLEALLPSQAGADPETRRVLGDALMERILPELERAARELPLEDGSLLALDWMNGRRTPDANQRLKGALTGITLGTDAPRLYRALVEATAFGSRAIVERFRAEGVRLDSAIAIGGVARKSPFIMQTVADVMNMEISVCAGDQAVAVGAAMFAATAAGLYPRVEAAQEAMSPGTERTYRPDPARAHHYASLYPKYLELGGFVQRQLTRQDEAHPRA; this is translated from the coding sequence ATGAAGCGCGAGGCGTTTGTCATCGGGATTGATTTTGGAACGGACTCGGTCCGGGCGGTGATCGCAGACGCGGCGGATGGGGAAGTGGTGAGTGTTTCGGTTCAGCATTATCCGCGCTGGGCCCGGGGGCTCTATTGCGAGCCGAACGAGAACCGCTTCCGCCACCACCCGTTGGATTATCTGGAGGCGATGCAGGCGGCGATCACGGAAGTGGCCGCGCGGGCGGGACGAGAGGTCGCGTCCCGGGTGCGCGGCATCGCGGCCGACACCACCGGCTCGACGCCCGTCCTCACGGACAAACGCGGCGTGCCCCTCGCGCTCACGCCCGGGTTTCGCGAGGATCCGGACGCCATGTTCCTCTTGTGGAAGGATCACACGGCGGTGGCGCAGGCGGAGCGCATCAACCAGACAGCGCGCACCTGGGGCGGGGCCGACTTCACGAAGTACGAGGGGGGCATCTACTCCAGCGAGTGGTTCTGGGCGAAGGTGCTGCACGTCGTGGAGACCAATCCCGCGGTGTCCCAGGCGGCGGTCAGCATCCTGGAGTTGTGTGATTGGATTCCCGCCGTCCTCACCGGGTGCGACGACCTCGGCAAGTTCAAGCGCAGCCGCTGCGCCGCGGGGCACAAGGCGATGTGGCACGCCGAGTTCGGCGGCTACCCGGCGGATGAGTTCCTCGCCCGGCTCCATCCGCGCCTGGTCGAGTTCAAGGCCTCGCTCGGGCAGGAGACCTTCACCTCGGACATCCCCTTCGGCACGATCTCCGCGGAGTGGGCGGTGAAGCTGGGCCTGCCGCACGACACCCTCGTCGCCGTGGGCGCCTTCGATGCGCACATGGGCGCGGTGGGCGGCAACATCAAGCCCCATCAACTCCTGAAGATCATGGGGACGAGCAGCCTGGACATGGCCGTGGCACCCCGGACGCGGGGGCCGGAACGGCTGGTGCCGGGCATCTGCGGCCAGGTCGACGGCTCCATCATCCCGGGGATGATGGGCTACGAGGCGGGACAGTCGGCCTTCGGCGATGTCTATGCCTGGTTCAAACGGCTGCTCTGCTGGCCCCTCGAGGCCCTGCTTCCCTCCCAGGCCGGAGCCGACCCGGAGACCCGCCGCGTCCTCGGCGACGCGCTCATGGAGCGCATCCTTCCGGAGCTCGAGCGGGCCGCGAGGGAGCTTCCGCTCGAGGACGGCTCGCTCCTGGCTCTCGACTGGATGAACGGACGCCGGACGCCCGACGCGAACCAACGCCTCAAGGGGGCCCTCACGGGCATCACCCTGGGCACGGACGCCCCGCGGCTCTACCGGGCCCTGGTGGAGGCGACGGCCTTCGGCTCGCGCGCCATCGTCGAGCGCTTCCGGGCAGAGGGAGTCCGGCTCGACAGTGCCATCGCCATTGGCGGCGTGGCGCGCAAGAGCCCCTTCATCATGCAGACCGTGGCGGATGTGATGAACATGGAGATCTCCGTCTGCGCGGGCGACCAGGCCGTGGCGGTGGGGGCGGCGATGTTCGCGGCGACCGCCGCGGGCCTCTACCCCCGGGTCGAGGCGGCGCAGGAGGCCATGTCCCCCGGCACCGAGCGGACGTACCGGCCCGACCCGGCGCGCGCCCACCACTACGCGTCGCTCTATCCGAAGTACCTCGAGCTGGGCGGCTTCGTGCAGAGGCAGCTGACCCGGCAGGACGAAGCCCACCCTCGAGCATGA
- the araA gene encoding L-arabinose isomerase — protein sequence MIDLKTQEVWFLTGSQHLYGNEALAKVAANSRQIAEYLDSCGKLPVRVVCKPTLTDAEAIQNVCLEANNSPNCVGVITWMHTFSPSKMWVAGLSRLQKPLAHLHTQTERELPWDKIDMEFMNLNQSAHGDREFGFIGARLRLERKIIVGYWKDEDVLAKLDGWARSACGLAESRRMKIVRFGGMNMREVAVTGGDRLEAQIQLGWSVNGHAVGDLVGRIADVSDAEVDAQLSVYEDSYTLVPALRKGGERRAGLRDAARQEIGMRGFLREGGFSAFTTTFEDLHGLKQLPGLACQRLMAEGYGFGAEGDWKTAALLRVMKVMSAGRPGGASFMEDYTYHLAKGRELVLGAHMLEVCPSISDSKPSLEVHPLDIGGKAPPCRLVFAAGTGPALNATLVDMGGRMRMIVNELEVVKAESPMPNLPVAHAVWKPLPDFKSSCEAWILAGGAHHAGFSRAVTVSQLQDFAAMAGLEFIHIGPGTSLTALKNELRWNDLAYRLAR from the coding sequence ATGATTGACTTGAAGACGCAGGAAGTGTGGTTCCTCACGGGCAGTCAGCACCTGTATGGGAACGAGGCCCTCGCGAAGGTCGCCGCCAACTCACGCCAGATCGCCGAGTACCTCGACTCCTGCGGCAAGCTGCCGGTCCGCGTGGTCTGCAAGCCCACGCTCACCGACGCCGAGGCGATCCAGAACGTCTGCCTGGAGGCCAACAACTCGCCGAACTGCGTGGGCGTCATCACCTGGATGCACACCTTCTCGCCGTCGAAGATGTGGGTCGCCGGGCTGTCGCGCCTCCAGAAGCCCCTGGCCCACCTGCATACCCAGACCGAGCGGGAGCTGCCCTGGGACAAGATCGACATGGAGTTCATGAACCTGAACCAGTCCGCCCATGGCGACCGTGAGTTCGGGTTCATCGGGGCCCGGCTGCGGCTGGAGCGGAAGATCATCGTCGGCTACTGGAAGGACGAGGATGTCCTGGCGAAGCTCGACGGCTGGGCGCGGTCGGCCTGCGGCCTCGCCGAGTCGCGGCGCATGAAGATCGTCCGCTTCGGCGGCATGAACATGAGGGAGGTGGCCGTCACCGGCGGCGACCGCCTCGAGGCGCAGATCCAGCTCGGCTGGTCCGTCAATGGCCACGCGGTGGGAGACCTGGTCGGACGCATCGCCGACGTGAGCGACGCCGAGGTGGATGCCCAGCTCTCCGTGTACGAGGACTCGTACACCCTCGTCCCCGCCCTGCGGAAGGGCGGCGAGCGCCGTGCGGGCCTGCGCGATGCGGCGCGGCAGGAGATCGGCATGCGCGGCTTCCTGCGCGAGGGCGGCTTCAGCGCCTTCACCACCACGTTCGAGGATCTCCACGGGCTCAAGCAACTGCCCGGCCTCGCCTGCCAGCGGCTCATGGCGGAGGGCTACGGCTTCGGCGCGGAGGGTGACTGGAAGACGGCCGCGCTGCTGCGCGTCATGAAGGTGATGAGCGCGGGACGCCCCGGGGGCGCCTCCTTCATGGAGGACTACACGTACCACCTGGCCAAGGGGCGCGAGCTCGTGCTCGGCGCGCACATGCTCGAGGTCTGCCCGTCGATCTCCGACAGCAAGCCGTCGCTCGAGGTGCACCCGCTCGACATCGGCGGCAAGGCGCCGCCCTGCCGTCTGGTCTTCGCGGCCGGGACCGGTCCCGCGCTCAACGCGACCCTCGTCGACATGGGGGGACGCATGCGGATGATCGTGAACGAGCTGGAGGTGGTGAAGGCCGAGAGCCCGATGCCGAACCTGCCCGTGGCGCACGCCGTCTGGAAGCCCTTGCCCGACTTCAAGAGCAGCTGCGAGGCGTGGATCCTCGCGGGCGGCGCGCACCACGCGGGCTTCAGCCGCGCCGTCACCGTCTCCCAGCTCCAGGACTTCGCGGCGATGGCGGGCCTCGAGTTCATCCACATCGGTCCGGGGACGAGCCTCACCGCCCTCAAGAACGAGCTGCGCTGGAACGATCTCGCCTACCGGCTGGCCCGCTAG